One window from the genome of Streptococcus salivarius encodes:
- a CDS encoding NAD(P)H-hydrate dehydratase translates to MKVDDDLARKVITPRLRESHKGSYGRVLLVGGLYPYGGAIIMAAIACVNSGAGLVTVATDRENITALHAHLPEAMAFDLREAERFLENLRAADVVLIGSGLGEDGAASRAMDLVLANIRADQNLVVDGSALNLLAKKNKKDLPDCHFTLTPHQKEWERLSGFRIPEQTVSNTQKALGEFRAGTILVAKSHKTAVYQGETVAHLEVGGPYQATGGMGDTLAGMITGFLAQFPSIDRYKAVTVATWLHSAIADDLAKNAYVVLPTHISKAIPSWMKKLSL, encoded by the coding sequence ATGAAAGTTGATGACGATTTAGCTAGGAAAGTGATAACACCTCGCTTGAGAGAGTCTCACAAGGGTTCTTACGGTCGAGTGCTTTTAGTTGGTGGGCTTTATCCTTATGGTGGTGCCATCATTATGGCTGCCATAGCTTGTGTCAATAGTGGGGCAGGCTTGGTCACAGTGGCTACGGATCGTGAAAATATCACAGCCCTTCATGCTCATCTCCCTGAAGCCATGGCTTTTGACCTTAGAGAGGCTGAAAGATTTCTTGAGAATCTTAGGGCAGCTGATGTGGTATTAATCGGTTCTGGCCTAGGTGAAGATGGTGCAGCTAGTCGGGCTATGGACTTGGTGCTGGCAAATATTAGGGCAGATCAAAATTTGGTTGTTGATGGTTCAGCTCTCAATCTTTTGGCTAAGAAAAATAAGAAGGACTTACCAGATTGTCACTTTACTCTCACCCCACATCAAAAAGAATGGGAACGCTTGTCTGGTTTTAGGATTCCAGAGCAGACAGTTTCCAACACTCAAAAAGCCTTGGGAGAGTTCCGAGCTGGGACAATCCTGGTTGCCAAGAGTCACAAGACGGCTGTCTATCAAGGTGAAACAGTAGCTCATTTAGAAGTTGGTGGGCCTTATCAAGCCACAGGAGGAATGGGAGATACCTTAGCTGGTATGATTACTGGTTTTCTGGCCCAGTTCCCTTCAATTGATCGCTATAAGGCTGTCACAGTAGCTACCTGGCTTCACTCAGCTATTGCTGATGATCTGGCTAAAAATGCCTATGTGGTTTTGCCGACACATATCAGTAAAGCCATTCCTAGCTGGATGAAAAAGTTATCATTATAA
- the pbp2b gene encoding penicillin-binding protein PBP2B — protein MTSFSKKLSQKWEKRRQKQKEKRANKPRKPVNISRRVYLLFGVVFVLFLLLFARLTYMQVYNKSFYTKKLEDNSKYTVRIASERGQIFDAKGVALTTNQSKDVITFTRSNLVSSDTMKKVAEKLATMVTLTETKVTARQKRDFYLADSATYKRVVNDLPKDKKTDKFGNKLAEATIYNNAVDAVPDEAVDYTEDELKIVYIYSQMNAVSNFSTVTLKTGDLTPEQIAIVAAKQKELNGITVAKDWERHTVDSALSPLIGKVSSSEAGLPQEDAKEYLKKGYALNDRVGTSYLEKEYEEKLQGKHTVREITVDKEGEVDSDKITQKGSKGNNLQLTIDLDFQKGVEDILGQQLSSEISENKATYSEGMYAVVMNADTGAVLAMAGQKHEQGAQDFKANALGTITDVFIPGSVVKGATLTAGWRSGAIYGNQVLTDQPINIAGSASITSWFTDQGSRPITATQALEYSSNTYMVQIAIKLLGQQYVPGMALSTDNMDKAMTTLRDTYADFGMGVSTGLDLPGESEGYISKNYNVANVLTEAFGQYDSYTTIQLAQYVASIANGGKRVAPHIVGGIYDAGTNGSLGTLASTVDTRVLNTLPLDSEQMGIIQQGFNDVVNSGSSLATGKAMASSIIPISGKTGTAETYTTDSSGNTVKTYNLNAVAYATAKDGTKLAVGIMYPHVLDWKSKSPQVAVKAIMELYQNTH, from the coding sequence GTGACATCATTTTCGAAAAAACTCAGTCAAAAATGGGAAAAACGGCGCCAAAAACAAAAAGAAAAACGAGCGAATAAACCTAGAAAGCCAGTAAACATCTCACGTCGTGTTTACTTGCTTTTTGGTGTAGTCTTTGTCCTTTTTTTGTTGCTTTTTGCACGTTTGACCTATATGCAGGTTTATAACAAATCGTTTTATACTAAGAAATTAGAGGATAACTCCAAGTATACGGTTAGAATTGCAAGCGAACGTGGGCAAATCTTTGATGCTAAGGGGGTCGCTCTTACGACCAACCAGAGTAAGGACGTTATCACCTTTACACGTAGCAATTTGGTGTCATCAGATACTATGAAGAAGGTCGCTGAAAAGTTAGCGACCATGGTAACACTAACGGAGACGAAGGTAACAGCACGCCAGAAACGCGATTTCTATCTAGCGGATTCTGCCACCTACAAACGTGTGGTTAATGATCTTCCAAAGGACAAGAAAACAGATAAGTTTGGTAATAAATTAGCTGAAGCTACTATTTACAACAATGCTGTTGATGCCGTTCCTGATGAAGCAGTGGATTACACTGAGGATGAGCTTAAGATTGTCTACATTTACTCACAGATGAATGCTGTTTCTAATTTCTCAACAGTCACATTGAAAACAGGAGACTTGACGCCTGAACAAATTGCGATTGTAGCAGCTAAACAGAAGGAACTTAATGGTATTACGGTTGCTAAGGATTGGGAGCGTCATACGGTTGATTCAGCCTTGTCTCCTCTCATCGGGAAAGTCTCAAGTTCAGAAGCAGGTTTGCCACAAGAAGATGCCAAGGAATACCTCAAAAAAGGTTATGCCCTTAATGACCGTGTAGGAACTTCTTATCTAGAAAAAGAATACGAGGAGAAGCTACAAGGGAAACATACTGTTCGTGAGATTACAGTAGACAAGGAAGGCGAAGTTGATAGTGATAAAATCACTCAAAAGGGAAGTAAGGGTAACAATCTGCAATTGACCATCGACCTTGATTTCCAAAAGGGAGTTGAAGATATCCTAGGTCAACAGCTTTCTTCAGAGATTTCAGAGAACAAAGCTACCTATTCTGAAGGAATGTATGCCGTTGTTATGAATGCTGACACTGGTGCTGTACTTGCCATGGCGGGGCAAAAACATGAACAAGGAGCACAAGATTTTAAAGCAAATGCCTTAGGAACAATCACTGATGTCTTTATTCCAGGATCTGTTGTTAAGGGAGCAACTCTAACTGCTGGTTGGCGTTCAGGTGCCATCTATGGAAATCAGGTCTTGACTGACCAACCAATCAACATTGCTGGTTCAGCCTCGATTACGTCTTGGTTTACAGATCAAGGTAGCCGTCCTATTACCGCGACACAGGCTCTAGAATATTCATCAAATACCTATATGGTGCAGATTGCAATCAAACTACTTGGCCAACAATATGTTCCAGGTATGGCCTTGTCGACTGACAATATGGATAAGGCCATGACGACACTTCGTGATACCTACGCTGATTTTGGTATGGGGGTATCTACAGGACTTGATTTGCCTGGAGAATCAGAAGGCTATATTTCTAAGAATTACAATGTAGCCAACGTCTTGACAGAAGCTTTTGGTCAGTACGACTCTTATACAACTATTCAATTGGCCCAATATGTTGCTTCAATTGCAAATGGTGGTAAACGTGTAGCACCTCATATTGTGGGAGGTATTTATGATGCTGGTACTAATGGTAGCTTAGGAACTCTAGCTTCAACGGTAGATACACGTGTATTAAATACCTTACCTCTTGATTCTGAGCAGATGGGGATTATCCAACAAGGATTTAATGATGTCGTTAATTCCGGTTCTAGCCTTGCGACTGGTAAAGCTATGGCAAGTTCTATCATTCCAATTAGTGGTAAAACAGGGACAGCTGAAACTTATACGACAGACAGTTCAGGTAACACAGTAAAAACATATAATCTTAATGCCGTAGCCTATGCGACCGCCAAAGATGGTACGAAGTTGGCTGTTGGAATCATGTACCCACATGTTCTTGATTGGAAGAGTAAAAGCCCCCAAGTTGCGGTCAAAGCTATCATGGAACTTTATCAAAATACTCACTAA
- the recR gene encoding recombination mediator RecR produces the protein MLYPTPIAKLIDSFSKLPGIGAKTATRLAFYTISMSDEDVNDFAKNLLAAKRELTYCSVCGRLTDDDPCNICTDETRDHTKILVVEDSKDVSAMEKIQEYRGLYHVLQGLISPMNGVGPDDINLKSLITRLMDSEVDEVIIATNATADGEATSMYISRVLKPAGIKVTRLARGLAVGSDIEYADEVTLLRAIENRTEL, from the coding sequence ATGCTTTATCCTACTCCAATTGCGAAGCTGATTGATAGTTTTTCAAAACTCCCTGGAATAGGGGCTAAAACAGCGACTCGCCTAGCTTTTTATACCATTAGCATGTCTGATGAAGATGTCAATGATTTCGCAAAAAACCTCTTGGCAGCCAAACGTGAATTGACTTATTGTTCGGTCTGTGGTCGTTTGACAGATGATGATCCCTGTAACATTTGTACAGATGAAACGAGAGATCATACTAAGATTTTGGTTGTTGAAGACTCCAAAGATGTTTCAGCTATGGAAAAGATTCAGGAATACCGTGGTCTCTACCATGTGCTTCAAGGGCTTATTTCCCCTATGAATGGTGTTGGACCAGATGATATTAACTTGAAAAGTTTGATTACTCGTCTTATGGATAGTGAGGTTGACGAAGTTATCATTGCTACTAATGCAACAGCAGATGGTGAGGCAACATCTATGTATATTTCACGTGTCCTCAAACCTGCGGGAATCAAGGTGACTCGTTTAGCGCGTGGTTTGGCTGTTGGTTCTGACATCGAGTATGCTGATGAAGTGACCTTGCTAAGAGCTATCGAAAATCGAACAGAACTTTAG
- the licT gene encoding BglG family transcription antiterminator LicT, protein MQIEKILNNNVVHALDNNVEYIVMGKGLGFQKKVGDFVDKEKIEKTFVLENTEAVDEWSRVYVNLPEGEMQVFLNILTFAEAVLQTKFAPSFFIALADHLHYAIERSGEGISLQNPLAWEVRKFYPREYEIGKQALRLIAKDLEVKLADDEAASVALHFVNAQKDAGLHEKDRQMTQIVVGISDIVRLHFGCDLEEDSFSYNRFITHLRYLAQRIVSGVSGGKNDAFLYEQVRVNYPESFICTQKIANYIKTGYTFELSLDEQVYLTIHIQRLKDSLDK, encoded by the coding sequence ATGCAGATTGAAAAGATTTTAAACAACAATGTTGTTCATGCTTTGGATAATAATGTGGAATACATTGTCATGGGCAAGGGACTGGGCTTTCAAAAGAAGGTTGGAGACTTTGTTGATAAGGAAAAGATTGAAAAGACTTTTGTTTTGGAAAATACAGAGGCAGTAGATGAATGGTCTCGTGTTTATGTCAATTTGCCTGAAGGTGAAATGCAGGTCTTTTTGAATATCCTTACTTTTGCTGAAGCTGTCTTACAAACCAAGTTTGCCCCCTCTTTTTTCATCGCCCTAGCTGACCACCTACATTACGCCATTGAAAGAAGTGGAGAAGGTATTTCTCTGCAGAATCCCTTGGCTTGGGAGGTTCGAAAATTTTACCCTCGGGAGTATGAGATTGGAAAACAAGCTCTTCGTTTGATTGCCAAGGATTTAGAAGTTAAATTGGCAGATGATGAGGCTGCCTCTGTCGCTTTACATTTTGTCAATGCACAAAAGGATGCGGGTCTCCATGAAAAAGACCGACAGATGACTCAAATTGTGGTTGGAATTAGTGACATTGTCCGTCTTCATTTTGGTTGTGATTTGGAGGAGGATAGTTTCTCTTATAACCGATTTATTACACATCTTCGCTATCTAGCGCAACGGATTGTGAGTGGGGTTAGTGGTGGTAAAAATGATGCTTTTCTTTACGAGCAGGTTAGGGTAAATTATCCAGAATCCTTTATCTGTACCCAAAAGATTGCTAACTATATTAAGACAGGTTATACTTTTGAATTGAGTTTGGACGAACAGGTCTATTTAACCATTCATATTCAACGTCTTAAGGATAGTTTGGATAAGTAA
- the ybeY gene encoding rRNA maturation RNase YbeY, producing the protein MYIEMIDETGQVSEKLKEQTLELLDFAAQKLGKEDKEMAVTFVTNERSHELNLEYRDTDRPTDVISLEYKPELDISFDEEELAENPELAEMMGEFDSYIGELFISVDKAHEQAEDYGHSFEREMGFLAVHGFLHINGYDHYTPEEEAEMFGLQEEILTAYGLTRQ; encoded by the coding sequence ATGTATATTGAAATGATTGACGAGACTGGACAAGTCTCTGAGAAATTAAAAGAACAAACCTTGGAGTTGCTAGATTTTGCAGCACAAAAACTTGGCAAGGAAGACAAGGAAATGGCTGTTACATTTGTAACCAACGAACGCAGCCACGAACTAAACTTGGAATATCGTGATACAGACCGTCCAACGGATGTCATTAGTTTGGAGTATAAGCCTGAATTAGATATTAGCTTTGATGAGGAAGAGTTGGCTGAAAATCCTGAATTAGCTGAAATGATGGGAGAGTTTGATAGTTATATCGGTGAACTCTTTATTTCCGTTGATAAGGCTCATGAACAAGCTGAGGATTATGGACATAGTTTTGAACGTGAGATGGGTTTCTTGGCTGTTCACGGTTTTCTCCATATCAATGGCTATGACCATTACACCCCAGAAGAAGAAGCGGAAATGTTTGGATTACAGGAAGAAATTTTGACTGCTTATGGACTTACGCGACAATAA
- a CDS encoding diacylglycerol kinase family protein: protein MDLRDNNPQKKWKNREFTASFEFALTGIITAFKEERNMRKHLVSAILVVLAGLVFRVSAIEWLFLLMAVFLVIALEIVNSAIENVVDLASNYHFSMLAKNAKDMAAGAVLVVSCYAVITGMIVFIPKIWHLIFN, encoded by the coding sequence ATGGACTTACGCGACAATAATCCACAAAAAAAGTGGAAAAATAGAGAATTTACAGCTAGCTTTGAGTTTGCTCTGACAGGAATAATAACGGCTTTCAAAGAAGAACGCAATATGCGCAAGCACTTGGTTTCAGCTATCTTGGTGGTATTGGCTGGCTTAGTCTTTCGTGTGTCTGCGATAGAATGGCTCTTTCTTTTGATGGCAGTTTTTCTCGTAATTGCCCTAGAGATTGTTAATTCTGCCATTGAAAATGTTGTCGATTTAGCTAGTAATTATCACTTTTCGATGCTAGCCAAAAATGCCAAGGATATGGCCGCTGGAGCTGTTTTAGTGGTTTCTTGTTATGCAGTCATTACGGGGATGATTGTTTTCATACCTAAAATTTGGCACTTAATTTTCAATTAA
- the era gene encoding GTPase Era gives MTFKSGFVAILGRPNVGKSTFLNHVMGQKIAIMSDKAQTTRNKIMGIYTTDKEQIVFIDTPGIHKPKTALGDFMVESAYSTLREVDTVLFMVPADEPRGKGDNMIIERLKQAKVPVILVINKIDKVHPDQLLEQIDDFRTQMDFKEIIPISALQGNNVSHLVDVLSDNLEEGFQYFPADQITDHPERFLVSEMIREKVLQLTREEIPHSVAVVIDEMKRDEDTDKIHIRATIMVERDSQKGIVIGKQGSMLKKIGTLARKDIEVMLGDKVFLETWVKVKKNWRDKKLDLADFGYNEKEY, from the coding sequence ATGACATTTAAATCAGGATTTGTGGCTATTCTCGGCCGTCCTAATGTAGGAAAATCAACGTTTTTGAACCATGTTATGGGGCAAAAGATTGCTATCATGAGTGATAAGGCTCAAACAACCCGCAATAAAATTATGGGAATTTACACAACCGATAAGGAACAGATTGTCTTTATCGATACCCCAGGGATTCACAAGCCTAAGACGGCTCTTGGGGATTTTATGGTGGAATCTGCTTATTCAACCCTTCGTGAGGTTGATACAGTCCTCTTTATGGTACCAGCGGATGAGCCTCGTGGTAAGGGTGATAATATGATTATCGAACGCCTCAAACAAGCTAAAGTTCCAGTTATCTTGGTAATCAATAAGATTGACAAGGTCCATCCAGATCAGCTTCTAGAGCAGATTGACGATTTCCGTACACAAATGGATTTCAAAGAGATTATTCCGATATCTGCCCTCCAAGGGAACAATGTTTCCCACCTTGTGGATGTCTTGAGTGATAACCTTGAGGAAGGGTTCCAATATTTCCCAGCGGACCAAATCACCGATCACCCTGAGCGTTTCTTGGTATCAGAGATGATTCGTGAAAAAGTCCTTCAGTTGACACGTGAAGAAATTCCACACTCTGTTGCGGTTGTCATTGATGAGATGAAGCGTGATGAAGACACGGATAAGATTCATATTCGTGCGACAATCATGGTTGAGCGTGACAGCCAAAAAGGTATTGTTATTGGTAAACAAGGTTCCATGCTCAAGAAAATTGGTACCCTTGCTCGTAAAGATATTGAAGTCATGCTTGGGGACAAGGTCTTCCTTGAAACCTGGGTTAAGGTTAAGAAAAATTGGCGTGATAAAAAACTTGATTTGGCCGATTTTGGTTACAATGAAAAAGAATATTAA
- the mutM gene encoding DNA-formamidopyrimidine glycosylase produces the protein MPELPEVETVRRGLERLVVGRTILSLEVKVPKMIKTSYDSFLTDLPGQTIQALRRRGKYLIFDFGQLIMISHLRMEGKYLLFTDQVPSNKHFHLFFKLDDGSTLVYQDVRKFGTFDLLAKSQEEAYFTRKKLGPEPTKKAFKYALFERALMSSAKPIKSLLLEQKLVAGLGNIYVDEVLWAAKVHPETPAKELSKAAMKRVHDQTIAILQLGIEKGGSTIRTYRNALGEDGTMQNYLQVYGKTGQPCPRCASTIEKIKLGGRGTHLCPHCQKR, from the coding sequence ATGCCTGAGTTACCTGAGGTAGAAACTGTTAGACGAGGTTTAGAACGGTTAGTAGTAGGTCGGACTATTTTGTCGCTTGAGGTCAAGGTTCCAAAAATGATTAAGACCTCCTACGATAGTTTTTTGACTGATTTACCTGGTCAAACCATTCAAGCCCTGCGACGAAGAGGCAAGTACTTGATTTTTGACTTTGGACAGTTGATTATGATTTCCCACTTGCGTATGGAGGGAAAATACCTGCTGTTTACAGATCAAGTTCCTAGCAACAAGCATTTTCACTTATTCTTTAAGTTAGATGATGGCTCCACCCTCGTCTATCAAGATGTCCGCAAGTTTGGAACCTTTGATTTATTGGCTAAAAGTCAAGAGGAGGCTTATTTTACAAGGAAAAAGCTTGGTCCTGAGCCTACTAAGAAGGCCTTTAAATACGCTCTATTTGAAAGAGCCTTGATGAGTTCTGCAAAGCCCATTAAAAGTCTCCTCTTGGAGCAAAAATTGGTGGCTGGTCTAGGAAATATCTATGTTGATGAGGTGCTTTGGGCGGCCAAGGTTCATCCTGAAACGCCAGCAAAGGAACTCAGCAAGGCAGCCATGAAGCGGGTCCATGATCAAACGATTGCCATTTTACAGCTTGGCATTGAAAAAGGCGGCTCAACCATAAGGACCTATCGTAATGCCCTTGGTGAGGACGGAACCATGCAGAACTATTTGCAGGTTTACGGAAAAACGGGACAGCCTTGTCCACGCTGCGCAAGCACAATTGAGAAAATCAAGTTAGGAGGGAGAGGGACACATTTGTGTCCTCATTGTCAGAAACGATGA
- the coaE gene encoding dephospho-CoA kinase (Dephospho-CoA kinase (CoaE) performs the final step in coenzyme A biosynthesis.): protein MIIGLTGGIASGKSTVVEMIKEAGYKVIDADQLVHDMQAKGGRLYRALLDWLGEGILLPNGELNRPKLGQLIFSNEEMRHRSAEIQGTIIREELATQRDCLAKKEDVFFMDIPLLIENGYQDWFDQIWLVAVLPEVQRQRLMKRNHLSFEEAKMRIDSQMSLEEKKPYASLVLDNNASLDDLKEKVKSAINDLPSSS, encoded by the coding sequence ATGATTATTGGGTTAACAGGTGGTATTGCTTCAGGAAAATCAACGGTTGTTGAAATGATTAAAGAGGCAGGTTACAAGGTCATTGATGCTGATCAGCTTGTCCACGATATGCAGGCCAAAGGAGGCCGTTTGTATCGTGCCTTGCTTGATTGGTTGGGAGAGGGGATTCTCCTTCCTAATGGAGAATTGAATCGTCCTAAACTAGGGCAACTGATTTTTTCGAATGAGGAGATGAGACATCGGTCTGCTGAGATTCAAGGGACAATTATTCGAGAGGAACTAGCAACTCAAAGGGATTGTTTGGCTAAGAAAGAAGATGTTTTTTTCATGGATATTCCCTTACTTATTGAGAATGGGTATCAGGACTGGTTTGACCAGATTTGGTTGGTGGCAGTGTTACCTGAGGTCCAGCGCCAACGCTTGATGAAACGTAATCACTTAAGTTTTGAGGAAGCTAAGATGCGTATTGATAGCCAAATGTCTTTAGAAGAGAAAAAGCCTTATGCCAGCTTGGTTCTTGATAATAATGCTAGTCTCGATGATTTGAAGGAGAAAGTGAAGAGCGCAATAAATGATTTACCTAGCTCCTCATAG
- a CDS encoding multidrug efflux MFS transporter has translation MRQKELKSTDWQRNLKIAWIGTFFTGASFSIVMPFMALYIEELGVKGDMVEWYTGLSVAISALASALVSPIWGRLADRYGRKPMMIRASMVMTFTMGGLALVPNVFWLLFLRTLNGLFAGYVPNATALIASQVPQNRSGYALGTLSTGLTAGVLIGPLLGGTLSEAFGMRGTFLLVGLILFICCLLTVFGLRENFQPIEKGEIMTLSQVFSKIPSKSMLIGLFVTSMIIQISAQSIAPMLALYIRYLGQRDNILFYSGLIVSAMSFSSLLSTPFLGKLGDRIGNHRLLLMGLFYSFLLYFLCGFAGSALQLGILRFAYGFGVGALMPSVNSLLTKMTPKEGISRIFSFNQSFSYIGQVLGPFVGSAVATGLGYRWVFFVTAMIVFGNFVWSLIIFRKSLGVKNIGES, from the coding sequence TTGCGCCAAAAAGAGCTTAAAAGTACTGATTGGCAACGTAACCTTAAAATTGCATGGATAGGAACCTTTTTTACTGGAGCTAGTTTCTCCATTGTTATGCCTTTCATGGCCCTCTACATTGAGGAACTAGGTGTTAAAGGAGACATGGTTGAATGGTATACTGGTTTGTCTGTTGCCATCTCTGCTTTAGCCTCGGCCCTGGTTTCTCCTATTTGGGGACGCTTGGCTGACCGTTATGGCCGAAAGCCCATGATGATTAGAGCCAGCATGGTGATGACTTTTACAATGGGAGGTCTTGCCTTAGTCCCAAATGTTTTCTGGCTGCTTTTCTTAAGAACGCTGAACGGTTTGTTTGCGGGGTATGTTCCAAATGCCACAGCTTTAATTGCTAGTCAGGTTCCTCAGAACCGTTCTGGCTATGCCCTGGGGACCTTATCTACGGGCCTAACGGCAGGTGTTCTGATTGGCCCTTTGTTAGGTGGTACCCTGTCTGAGGCGTTTGGTATGAGAGGGACCTTTTTATTGGTGGGCCTCATTCTATTTATCTGCTGCCTCTTAACTGTCTTTGGTTTGCGAGAGAATTTTCAACCTATCGAAAAGGGAGAGATAATGACTCTTTCTCAGGTTTTTTCGAAAATTCCCAGCAAATCTATGTTGATTGGCCTTTTTGTGACCAGTATGATTATCCAGATTTCTGCCCAATCGATTGCGCCTATGTTGGCCCTTTATATTCGTTATTTAGGTCAGAGGGACAATATCCTGTTTTACTCAGGTTTAATTGTTTCTGCTATGAGCTTCTCTAGTCTCTTGAGTACCCCTTTTCTGGGAAAATTGGGAGACCGTATTGGGAATCATCGCTTGCTTTTAATGGGGCTATTTTATAGCTTCCTCTTGTATTTCCTTTGTGGTTTTGCCGGTTCAGCCTTGCAATTGGGTATCTTACGTTTTGCCTATGGCTTCGGTGTGGGTGCCCTTATGCCTAGTGTCAATTCTTTATTGACCAAGATGACACCCAAGGAAGGAATCTCAAGAATATTTAGCTTTAATCAAAGCTTTTCATACATTGGACAAGTTTTAGGTCCTTTTGTTGGTTCGGCAGTTGCGACTGGACTAGGTTATCGCTGGGTCTTCTTTGTGACCGCAATGATTGTCTTTGGAAATTTTGTCTGGTCCTTAATCATCTTTAGAAAATCGCTAGGAGTCAAGAATATAGGTGAGAGTTAA
- the rpmG gene encoding 50S ribosomal protein L33: protein MRVKINLKCSECGSINYLTSKNKQNHPEKIQVPKFCPKDRKVTLHVES, encoded by the coding sequence GTGAGAGTTAAAATTAATTTAAAGTGTAGTGAATGTGGGAGCATCAACTATCTCACAAGTAAAAATAAACAAAATCATCCTGAGAAAATTCAGGTACCCAAATTCTGCCCCAAGGATAGAAAAGTAACCTTACATGTTGAATCTTAA
- the secG gene encoding preprotein translocase subunit SecG, protein MYDLLLTLLLVMSAIIVIAVFMQPQKNPSSNVFDGGGSEALFERSKPRGFEAFMQRFTGIMVFLWIVDAIVLSILSSK, encoded by the coding sequence ATGTACGACTTATTATTAACGCTGCTCTTGGTGATGTCAGCTATTATTGTGATTGCGGTATTCATGCAGCCACAAAAGAATCCAAGTAGCAATGTCTTTGATGGTGGTGGGTCAGAAGCACTATTTGAACGTAGTAAACCACGTGGTTTTGAAGCCTTTATGCAACGCTTTACAGGAATCATGGTTTTTCTATGGATTGTAGATGCAATCGTCCTTTCCATTCTCTCAAGTAAGTAA